The following coding sequences are from one Coregonus clupeaformis isolate EN_2021a unplaced genomic scaffold, ASM2061545v1 scaf0014, whole genome shotgun sequence window:
- the LOC123483027 gene encoding G2/M phase-specific E3 ubiquitin-protein ligase-like — MEETDIALPDIVANLSLPIDHKKVSRFNISRANVWDGAVRGFKRTTYSETWNMLVKCTDDTGVLEEGIDTGGPRREFLTLLMKHLKDRPIFDGPEGHRFLVYNAKAVREDEYYLAGKMIAVSVVHGGPGPHFLSEDLVHYLAGQPSFKATNNLITDEEIGKALQEIENAASLDALQECMMRHSTMLQTVGCLRHVATVEENKEIVSDYLQWYIIDRNSSVIDRFRDGLSTLEFLTALQQHPTLLVPVMCHSERRLTAFELETLQT, encoded by the exons AT GGAGGAGACGGACATTGCATTACCTGACATCGTAGCAAACCTGTCTCTTCCTATTGATCATAAAAAAGTCAGCCGGTTTAACATCTCAAGGGCTAATGTTTGGGATGGGGCAGTCAGAGGTTTCAAGCGTACAACATATTCTGAAACCTGGAACATGCTGGTGAAATGTACTGATGATACTGGTGTTCTGGAAGAGGGAATTGACACTGGTGGTCCAAGACGAGAGTTTTTAACTCTACTGATGAAACACCTAAAAGACCGGCCCATTTTTGATGGACCAGAAGGACATCGGTTCTTGGTCTACAATGCAAAGG CTGTTAGGGAGGATGAATACTACTTGGCAGGAAAGATGATTGCTGTGTCAGTTGTGCATGGAGGTCCAGGACCCCATTTCCTGTCAGAAGATCTTGTACATTATCTTGCAGGCCAGCCTTCATTCAAAGCAACAAATAATTTAATAACTGATGAAGAAATAGGGAAAGCTTTGCAAGAG ATTGAGAATGCTGCTTCATTGGATGCTCTGCAAGAATGTATGATGAGACACAGCACAATGTTACAGACAGTAGGTTGTCTGAGACATGTGGCTACTGTGGAAGAAAATAAAGAAATCGTGTCAGACTACCTCCAATGGTATATCATTGACCGCAACTCATCTGTAATTGACAG ATTCAGAGATGGTCTTTCAACCCTggagtttttgactgcactacaGCAACACCCTACTTTGCTGGTCCCTGTCATGTGCCACTCTGAAAGGCGACTCACTGCTTTTGAACTTGAGACTCTTCAAACCTGA